CTTCCCGGTCTCCGCGGCAGACCCGACCGCCGGGAGACGTTATAGTTTGATTCCGATCGTTGGAGGATTTCACGCAGTGGCTCGCGTATTTCCTTGATTTGGAGGATGGGTTAATAGGGGAGGTTCTCTTCGGGGGGCAGGCGGCGGGAGGGACGGTGCGGGCTTACTGCAACCTGCACGGGTTGTGGAAGGCAACCTTTTAGGCTTACCCAGGCCCGCGTGGTGAGGCGGACGGGATCGAGCATGCGGAAGACCGGAAGGGGGAGTGACCGTGGAACTGAAGGGGTCCAAAACGGAGCGCAACCTGAAGGCGGCCCTGTCGGGGGAATCAGAGGCCCGTTCGCGCTACACCTTCTTCGCCTCGGTGGCCAGGAAAGAAGGTTTCGAACAGATTGCTGCTGTTTTCGTGGAGACGGCGGAGAACGAAAAGGAGCACGCCAAGCTGTGGGCCCGGGCTCTCGGCCTGATCGGTGACACTGCGGTCAACCTGGAGGCGGCGGCGCAAGGAGAGCGCTACGAGTGGACCGCCATGTACCGGGACTTCGCCCGGGAGGCCCGCGAGGAAGGTTTCGGCGAGATCGCCCGGCTGTTTGAAGAAGTGGCCGAGG
The Bacillota bacterium DNA segment above includes these coding regions:
- a CDS encoding rubrerythrin family protein — translated: MELKGSKTERNLKAALSGESEARSRYTFFASVARKEGFEQIAAVFVETAENEKEHAKLWARALGLIGDTAVNLEAAAQGERYEWTAMYRDFAREAREEGFGEIARLFEEVAEVERAHEQRYRQLLARVREGTVFRRAEPIRWRCRNCGYVYEGTEAPEVCPACAHPRAFYEPAAENY